The Candidatus Manganitrophaceae bacterium genome contains a region encoding:
- the rfaE1 gene encoding D-glycero-beta-D-manno-heptose-7-phosphate kinase encodes MATRKIQLNRFLTQFSRKKILVLGDMMLDHYIWGSVRRISPEAPVPVVNVQSESVLLGGAGNVLQNILTLGGDGMICSVVGSDDAGKWIRDEIFSKGVPLEGLVVEDDRPTTKKTRIIAHQQQVVRYDHEERAQIKLKTERKMAAFIADHLMEIDGIVVSDYAKGVVTERLMKKVISWAKKRGIPVVVDPKVDRLSYYKNVTMITPNHLEASEGSGIEIVDEKSLCTAGKKLLKNLKCEAVLITRGEQGMSLFEKNGKVTHIPTEAKEVYDVTGAGDTVVGTLSLALAAGASFAAAARMANHAAGIVVGEVGTAAIHRNKLEQVLS; translated from the coding sequence ATGGCAACCAGGAAGATTCAATTGAATCGGTTTTTAACACAGTTTTCCAGGAAGAAGATCCTTGTGTTGGGGGACATGATGTTGGACCATTATATTTGGGGAAGCGTACGGAGAATCTCTCCGGAGGCGCCTGTCCCCGTCGTGAATGTCCAATCTGAGTCGGTCTTACTTGGCGGCGCGGGGAATGTCCTTCAGAATATCCTGACTTTAGGGGGGGACGGAATGATCTGCAGTGTCGTCGGATCAGACGATGCCGGAAAATGGATCAGAGATGAAATCTTTTCAAAGGGCGTTCCCCTGGAGGGACTGGTCGTGGAGGATGACCGGCCGACCACAAAAAAAACACGTATTATTGCCCACCAACAACAGGTGGTTCGCTATGACCATGAAGAACGGGCACAAATCAAACTCAAAACCGAGAGGAAAATGGCTGCATTCATCGCAGATCATCTCATGGAAATTGACGGCATCGTTGTCTCGGACTACGCGAAGGGCGTCGTGACCGAAAGGCTTATGAAGAAAGTGATCTCCTGGGCAAAAAAAAGAGGAATTCCGGTCGTGGTTGATCCCAAAGTGGATCGTCTTTCTTATTACAAAAATGTCACCATGATTACCCCGAACCATCTTGAGGCATCCGAGGGATCGGGTATTGAAATCGTGGATGAAAAGTCGCTGTGCACAGCGGGGAAAAAACTCTTAAAAAATCTCAAGTGTGAAGCCGTACTCATCACACGGGGAGAACAGGGAATGAGCCTCTTCGAAAAAAATGGAAAGGTCACGCATATCCCGACCGAAGCCAAGGAGGTGTATGATGTCACCGGTGCCGGAGATACGGTTGTCGGGACACTCTCCCTCGCCCTGGCGGCGGGTGCATCCTTTGCTGCTGCAGCCCGTATGGCGAACCACGCGGCCGGCATTGTTGTGGGAGAGGTGGGAACCGCGGCCATTCATAGAAACAAACTGGAACAGGTTCTCTCATGA
- the kdsB gene encoding 3-deoxy-manno-octulosonate cytidylyltransferase, whose amino-acid sequence MSNSSLFSRLIVIPARYQSQRFPGKPLADLNGKPMIQHVWERTMMIKHHGRVIVATDDKRIADCARGFGAEVSMTSSSHQTGTERVAEVAEQFDSEMVVNLQGDLPVFLPGVLDDLLEVSANLIGRGFAKLVTVKSEILSKEEIFSQNTVKVVTDRNNRALYFSRSPIPYIAPNMLDLSELPFKFYKHYGIYIYKKEFLLQISKSSEGPLEKAEKLEQLRILEEGERISVVDIKPESARFFWEVNAPEDLVKAKEMVSSNSSS is encoded by the coding sequence ATGAGCAACTCCTCCTTATTTTCTAGATTAATTGTTATCCCAGCAAGATATCAGTCTCAGCGTTTTCCCGGAAAACCCCTTGCAGATCTTAATGGGAAACCGATGATTCAGCATGTATGGGAACGGACCATGATGATAAAACATCATGGCCGTGTTATTGTTGCAACAGATGATAAACGGATTGCTGATTGCGCCCGAGGGTTTGGGGCTGAAGTCTCTATGACCTCCTCTTCTCATCAAACCGGAACGGAACGGGTGGCGGAAGTTGCCGAACAATTTGATTCGGAGATGGTTGTCAATTTACAGGGCGATCTGCCCGTCTTTCTGCCCGGAGTTTTGGATGACCTCCTGGAGGTCAGCGCGAATTTAATTGGCCGGGGCTTCGCCAAGCTGGTGACTGTTAAATCGGAAATCCTTTCTAAAGAAGAAATTTTTTCACAAAATACGGTCAAGGTTGTGACGGATCGGAATAACCGAGCACTCTATTTTTCACGTTCTCCCATCCCATACATTGCACCCAATATGCTCGATCTCTCAGAGTTGCCCTTTAAATTTTACAAGCACTATGGGATCTATATCTATAAAAAAGAATTCCTCCTTCAGATTTCGAAATCCTCCGAAGGACCGTTGGAGAAAGCAGAAAAGTTGGAGCAGCTACGTATTCTGGAAGAGGGAGAGCGCATATCGGTTGTCGATATAAAACCGGAATCCGCACGTTTCTTCTGGGAGGTGAATGCCCCTGAAGATCTGGTCAAGGCCAAAGAGATGGTGTCTTCAAATAGTTCTTCTTAA
- the lepB gene encoding signal peptidase I, with translation MGKTEGRQKKNEAGWPGGGAAGSLPGSPEGSGLILSKGKKTKSTFREYAETLVIAIVLALFIRTFVVQAFKIPSGSMIPSLAIGDHILVSKFIYGVRLPFTDIVLVPITKPDRGDIIVFRFPKDEKKDFIKRVVGIPGDTIEVKEKALYLNGVKQEESYAIYDEKTLPLRSLDNRDNFGPISVPQNAYFVMGDNRDHSLDSRFWGFVDFSKIKGQAFLIYWSWDKEVSGVRWDRLGKILR, from the coding sequence ATGGGAAAAACAGAAGGAAGGCAAAAAAAGAATGAAGCAGGTTGGCCGGGTGGAGGTGCCGCAGGAAGCCTTCCTGGCAGTCCTGAAGGTTCAGGATTAATCTTATCCAAGGGAAAAAAGACGAAGTCAACCTTTCGAGAGTATGCCGAGACCTTGGTCATTGCCATCGTCCTGGCCCTCTTTATCCGAACCTTTGTCGTACAGGCCTTCAAGATTCCCTCAGGATCGATGATTCCAAGCCTTGCGATCGGGGACCATATTCTCGTCAGTAAATTTATTTATGGCGTTCGTCTCCCTTTTACGGATATCGTTTTGGTTCCGATCACGAAGCCGGACCGGGGAGACATCATCGTTTTCCGTTTTCCCAAGGATGAAAAGAAGGATTTTATTAAGCGTGTTGTCGGTATCCCTGGAGATACGATTGAAGTCAAAGAAAAGGCCCTCTACCTGAATGGAGTGAAACAGGAAGAATCATACGCCATCTATGACGAGAAGACACTTCCCTTGCGATCCCTTGATAACCGCGATAATTTTGGACCCATATCCGTTCCTCAAAATGCTTATTTTGTAATGGGAGACAACCGGGACCATAGCCTCGACTCACGCTTCTGGGGTTTTGTCGATTTCTCAAAAATTAAAGGGCAGGCTTTTCTAATCTACTGGTCATGGGACAAGGAGGTAAGCGGGGTTCGATGGGATCGACTCGGAAAGATCCTCCGCTAA